Part of the Toxotes jaculatrix isolate fToxJac2 chromosome 1, fToxJac2.pri, whole genome shotgun sequence genome, ACCTACCTGTTTTCTTCCCATTGAGGTGACCCTGACAACAATCTCCTTCTCCAGATCGTGGCCTTTTGAATCTGACAGTGCCAAATTCTTGATCTCCAACTTGAACTCCACCCCCTAGAAAATTATGTAATAAATAACCATGATTACGaggctgtaaaaaaaagaaaaatatttgtttacataaAATTGCCTCCAGTATAAACATACTAACTAGACAGATAATCAGCTTCCTTAACTTTCATTAcaaccagagagaaaaaacattttaacaagaACATCGGTGTGAGTGAATGTGGCCGTGTGTCACCTTGCTCAGCTCCTTGCTCATCTGGTTGGCTTCAGCCACCATGGGCATCAGTTTGATGTAGTCGTAGAAAACGGCCAGCAGACTGGGGTCTGCCTGACTGGACCCAGTACTGGTCTCacctaaacacagacacatgaatgagatcaccaaaaaaaaccaaaaaaaaatctctttgttGATCCCCCCCACTCACCCAGGTGGATGccctcagcagcagccagtTCAGACTGGAAATAGTCGTAGTCGTAGCGGCTCCAGTCATCCCCGCCCCTCTCAGACGGATAACCAATGAACAGGTAGGTACAATTGGAACCGAGAATGAGACGGTCctagggggagacagagagagagaaaaatgttggtgtgtgtgtgtactgtaacagcatgtcacactgtcatttcataaagtttgtgtttgtgctgagacCAACCAGATGCTGCAGCTCAGTTGTCTGGGAAACAGCATGACCATTGacaatgacctttgaccctggaAGTGGAGTCAGTGTTACCCGGCGCTGTTCATTCCTGAACACAGCGTGACGCTCCTGgatcctaacacacacacacacgtacacgtaCACTCATTGCATAAACTTCGGACATGTCTACACTTACTTCTCTTGCATACTCTTTAAAATGGTCACAGAGCCTGCagcctatcccagcatgcattgagTGGAATGAAGGAGAACACTCACAAGAGACTGTCAATGAATTACATCATTCACATCCACTTGTAGACATCGCATACGGACAGATTAGTGTCTCTAATCTAACTTTACGTGCCCTGGGTTTATGGTGTCCTATCATTCCCTGATGTGATCTCGATGTGATGAAAAACTCACCCTAGACCCTTGATGGAGATGGACCTTGGAGAGGAATCGCACAGGCCGATGTCCCAATCACCTGGAACACAAAACAGCAATAATGACACTAAAACTAATCGCTAAAAGTAATAACTGTGGTGATctgcccccgcccccctcccaaTACATTCGGTGAGACATTCAAAGagacaggcacagacagacTCACCCTCCTGGATGAAAAGCTTGACCACCCCAGACAGCTGAGCGTCTTCGTTGATGTTCAGGATGTAGGGATGCATCTgcatcatcctcctctcctgacagcgagggagagacagagacacgtTGTGAATGGCAGTAGGAGACAGGAGAAGACAATTAAATGCTGAAAAATATCCACAAAGATTTGTTAATACACTAAaccagaggtgtcaaacctgttccacaaagggccggtgtggctgcaggtttttgttccaaccaagcagcagcagcacaccagacttgactcatttaatcaactgatctcagtcttcagagagttgattggtcaaactgtgtgttcttgattggttggaacaaaaacctgcagccacatggccctttgtggaacaggtttgacacctatgCACTAAACCTTCACCAAGTGTGTTCTCCAAAGCTCATTTGAAACTATGGAACtcctgagtgtgtgcatgtctgattgtgtatttgtgcgTCTACCTGTGTGATGTTAGCATACTGTTGCTCCCAGTCCTTCAGCGCCTCCTGCAGGTGTTGTTCCCATAGAGTCTGAATGGCTCTGATCTGGAGCTCATTGTGGGTCAGCAGCTGACGAAGCTCCTCTAAACACACAAACGTCCATGTTGACCTCACCAACCATCACGTGTTGAATTCTATTCGATTCTGTTGTAACAGTGACCCTCACTGGTCTCGTCGTTAGCTCTGCGTCCCTCCTGGCCCAGCCGGCTCAGTCGTTGTAGCAGCCTGGCGTTCTCAGCCTTCAGCTCTTTAACCAGACGCTCGGTGGGGCTCTCGTTCACCACTGCCCGGTTCTGGATCCGCTTTGCCCTAAAGACACAGGGGGCGGTTGGGGAACAAAGAATAATGTGTGTTAATGGGGAATAGTTGGAACAGAGGTAACGGACGGCTCATAATAGTTCACACTGGATAAATGGTTTGTTGTACCTCTCAGCATAGCGAAGGGTTGAGAGAGACTCCTCGTAGCACATGTCAGCAGGGCTCAGCGTGGCAATCTTGAAAATTGATTaatttttacaaaatgaaaaataaccaaGATGAAGCCTCAAAGGGGATCAGCTTCCTGTAAAATGCTAGGAATTATTCTATACAGCATCTGTTACCATAACAGTGCGACTGTTGCCTCCCAGTGCAGACTGCAGCAACTTGGTGAGAACTGAGTCTCTGTAGGGAATATGGACGACCCTCTTCCCCACTGCCACATCAGCAAGAGCACTGGGGGAGATGAGAAAGCAGAAAGTTCAAAAtacagattaatcaattaaaacaaaaaaactaaattaaacagCAGGTCTACCTGATGACATTTCCCAGGGTGGTAAGGCTCAGGTTGATGGCCGTGCCCTCTTTGAGCCTGTCGGCCTCTGATCCCGACGACCTCTGACGCTCGCTGCCAGCCAGGTCCACCAGGTTAATGTTGGACTGTTTTGTGATGCTCTCTTTGGAAAAGATCTGACAGGGAGTCGCAATaattacaacaacaaatgaTGGAAGGCACCAAATGGCATCACAATACTGTTGAGAGATGAACGCATGTAAATGGACACAAATAAAAGATATGAGTGAATAggaaaaccatttaaaaaacaaaacccatcaATTATTGATCAGAAATTTGGAGAATGATGTGGAATAATACTATTTTGaattagttttcattttgatgacGATTACCTGAACAACCTGTGAAGCCACAACAGCTTCAGAAAACAGCGTGGATTCAGTTTAATGTGATTGAAATGGAGTGCGTGAAGGCATTCACAGTACCTGTTTGAGCTGGAGGATAATCAGCATGTGTGAGCGACTGCTGTTGGCGTTCATGTGAGTGGCAGCTGTGGTTCGAATCCTGGTTCCCTGttccatcagctgctccacctgcacACCATATTTTTTATTCAGCTACCCCTCACTCTCACATAGTGTCTGCATCTAAAAGACTTTTactttctttccatctccctctctaccTGTGGTGCACTGTCACAGGGGACTGTCCGGAGACCCTCCACATAGAAgcccctctgctgctcctctcgaACTCTGAGCCCTCCTGGCGTACGAGACCCCCGAGAGAGCAGGTCAATTACCTGGACAAGGGGGGGGGCAAAAATGTATACAGATCCTTTTCCTCCtaagaaggaggaaaaggatatgatccaaaaaaaaaaaaaaaaaaaaacacaacacacaacaagaaAAATTTACCTGCTCATTATAGATTTCCATCATACTGAAGAAGACCTGTGTGGACATTAGGgacaaagacattttcacaatcaccacacacacacccaaacatgAAGCTGTGTGATGGTACATGATGATGACATGAAGTTTGCACACATATTCTACCTGACACTGTCTGGTATCCTGGTTTTCTCTAATAGCGTCAAACAGTCGGTCACAGAGTTTAGGAACCAGGCCTTTGTTCGGCCCATAGCCCACCATTGAGTAACTCTTCCCAGAGCCGGTCTGCCCGTAGGCCAACAGTGTGGCATTGTAACCCTGTAGACATTGTTTCAGGACACTCAAAAGTGTCCATGTTAAACAAGgaacacagaacaaaagcagTCTGCACCTCATGATAAATGGGAACAAGACTCTTGAGTTAAATACACAGTGGTCATTACTTGCAGTGCATTCTCCAGTATTCCTTCTCCCAGGTCTTGGAACACACTGTCCTgggaacagaaaacattttatgagCCGCAATACATATTTATGCACCGAGAGACCCACAACACTCCTACATGTCAGGTGTAATGACTGTACCAACGCTTTGCCTGTTCTACCAATTTGCCTTGGAGCTGACCTGGTCTGCGTATCGTTCCCCCGGCTCCTCGGGCACGTACAGGCCACTGCGGTCTCGGGTGAAGCCGCTGTGGGACCAGTAGGCGTAGTCGAAGCAGAACGAGCGCCTGTTCTGAGAGTCACGTGGGTCCTGGATGGTGATGAAGCTCGACACCATGGAGACGACACAGCGGCTGCCTgcgtccctctctctctgagtaTAGGAGAGAAATGGAAGAATAAATAAGGAAGAGGAGAATTTAAGGATCACCACAGGGTTACCAGATTATTTACCTGACTTAAACCCTATGTTGTTTTgccgttttattttgaaaagaaataaatgtgtatGAAGTCAAATCATCCTGAGTTTGTTTCAAACCAAAGTTTTTGAGTTCATACATTTGTCATTACATTGCTGAACATCCATGCATAACACTAATGCTATATGGCAGTATACAGTAATATGCCAGTGTATGTCAGACCATAAGAATAAAGCACATTGTAACACATACATTAGGAAAGCTGCAGgcaaataacagaaaaataaaataacaaaggagtgacagatttaaaaagtgaaagtatAGAGTAAGTATATCCTACAAAATGGCTGCACACTGACCTTGTTGAACGGTCGGACTCTGACGGCCACTTTGACAGAGTCCTTGCTGTGCATGTCTGAGGCTTTAGCTCTCATTCTCTCTGCAGGCAGACAGGTATCAGCACGGGAGGCTGGCACACTGAGTGATCAGCTCCCTCACACAGAGCACGGGAGAGCAAAGTGTGTCGAGTTACATGCTGACACGGACACTTTCAGGGCGGTGTGACAGGCACTATGGTGAACAGACAAGTCTGTTGGGAAATACCTCCCAGGGTTTTACTGAAAAcgtggaaatttttttttactgtggacgTGACTCTTAAGACTTTATCATTAACTAAACCAGACAATAATGCAAAGTAGACACTGTTTCAGACTAAAGTTAGTTGCATGACAACTGATCtgttatatataataaaaaaaatcatcagaatTCAAAGTGGGAGGAAATAGTGtgcttttaaattttttttcccctgg contains:
- the kif28 gene encoding kinesin-like protein KIF28P, whose protein sequence is MVSSFITIQDPRDSQNRRSFCFDYAYWSHSGFTRDRSGLYVPEEPGERYADQDSVFQDLGEGILENALQGYNATLLAYGQTGSGKSYSMVGYGPNKGLVPKLCDRLFDAIRENQDTRQCQVFFSMMEIYNEQVIDLLSRGSRTPGGLRVREEQQRGFYVEGLRTVPCDSAPQVEQLMEQGTRIRTTAATHMNANSSRSHMLIILQLKQIFSKESITKQSNINLVDLAGSERQRSSGSEADRLKEGTAINLSLTTLGNVISALADVAVGKRVVHIPYRDSVLTKLLQSALGGNSRTVMIATLSPADMCYEESLSTLRYAERAKRIQNRAVVNESPTERLVKELKAENARLLQRLSRLGQEGRRANDETKELRQLLTHNELQIRAIQTLWEQHLQEALKDWEQQYANITQERRMMQMHPYILNINEDAQLSGVVKLFIQEGDWDIGLCDSSPRSISIKGLGIQERHAVFRNEQRRVTLTPLPGSKVIVNGHAVSQTTELQHLDRLILGSNCTYLFIGYPSERGGDDWSRYDYDYFQSELAAAEGIHLGETSTGSSQADPSLLAVFYDYIKLMPMVAEANQMSKELSKGVEFKLEIKNLALSDSKGHDLEKEIVVRVTSMGRKQVWMWSKAKFVNRKFLMEEVYQQHQAEQSGDNRVEGPSPATLPRDKDPFWDPVEPLLLGTAHLWLQSLAFRIPLEEQLEVLGSEGTEEAILQVQLVPCNSTGLPLGEDDILIDPSELLGRRLDFQLVLEQCCGLRWIREDRNRGVQFGFKLFDCSQPLYTPAVWHNFNPLLDHRVHFASLYTSQRLLDYLQSSAVVLELWGLQDGCTDLASSLEGVRMTAEGVFIIDETGPANTAPANSAELSCSVRALQQDFEELKSVNASLRKENHSLREQLNTARNGGESVRGRRPSCDAEFARALKVFYHSMTSVRGQLQRLRRHRPSEESDLLGLRLFIDEHSRLLRDFSEQLEQSVSTLKQDVAAIVRRKRERSGIWS